aatatgtcaACTGAAAAGGATGTTTAATAGAGCTTACCTGTAGCAACACTGACGAACCGCCATGGATCCCAATCCTTTTCAGCCGGAACGTGCTTCAACGCCGCATCATTGAAATCATCTGTGCAAATCATCTGTACAATATCCAAATCACCTTGGATGTCTGAGGTTAAGCATCTCACCAATACCCCACGTTTGGGCTCCTGAATAGGAAGTACACAAATCATTGGCCCAGTATTTTGAACAAACGTAAAGCTAGTAAAAAAAAGCACATCAAAACAGTATAAGGGTAAACCTTCAAAACTCTAAATGTCTGAGCAAAAATGGCCAACTTACACCATCAGGCAAATCATCTATATCAACACTGGTCAGAACAACAGTCTACTCTGCAACGAACAACCCGTGCCAGAAACTCTGTTGTAACCATGTCAGGTAAACCACATAGTATCCGGCACTGTGAGTCTACATTAGGTACCTACATCATCTAAATTGAGATGCGGCAGCAGCTATGGAGTGTCTTACTGTTGGGCGTGACACTGCTGTGGAGCCTCTCCCTCGCAAGTCATAATCTAGCCAAGCCACTTGCGCCGATTATGACAAACAGCTCCCCCTTTCTCCATTTAGGCATAAACACAAACAGCTGCAAGGCACTTGTGCTACTCCTACACAGAACATGACGGTAAAAAAAAAcataatgaagagagagatagatagGGATAAATTGCTTATCTCCTTGGGAAAcataatgaagagagagatagatagGGATAAATTGCTTATCTCCTTGGGGAAATTTCCCCAAGCGGTCTTTCTCTGCAAGAAGAAGATGCATCGGGCCACAAATGAGTCGTGACTGCAATATAATGGAATCCATGGCAGCAAACCCATGGATAGGAGGGACAGGAGCACATGAATCGTTCCAAGGAAAGCCAGGTTCCTCACCAGAAAAATAAATCGACCAGTTCTTCCAGCTCCCAGCAGTAAGACGTCCGCGGACAGATACCTCCCCGTCTTCGTGGCCGGCTGTCGGCTCGACGACCTGGCTGCGGAACGGGCGGCGCGTGCCCTCCTTCGTTGTACCGGACAACAGTCCTCAACACGGACTGTCCCGTCAACACCAGCGTTGCCCACAAAGTAGTCCGCTCGTGGTATCCAATCCCTGTTGTTCAAGAAGAGAATAAGAAgcagcaaaataaaataaaaaacagaaagaaGAACAGCGGACACACGGGAGACAGTCTCACCTAGGCGATTGATGGATGGATCGAGCAGACATCCGCGTGTGCACCTTCCTCATCTTGCTGGAAGGGCCGGGTAACCGCAGAGTGCTCCATGCCGCGAGCGCCAACCTCCCACATCGCATCTACATCAGGTAGCACACCGATGAGGCTGCCATCGGGATAGATTGATGTTGCATATGAGAGGGTAAACTAAGAAGAGAGGGGGAGGATGTGGGAAGTTCATGTGTACCTTAGAAAATGGAGATGAGGAGCTTTAGGTCAATCTGGAATGTCTCGAGGGAAAAACTTAAGGGACATGCGTCAGAATCTCGCTGCTGGGGGAACGCTCGTGCTCGTGGAGTTGTGATTGCGAGCGCGGCCGGTTCTCAGCCGGCTGCAGAGGCCGCTCGTGGATGAGGATGCTGGGAGGTGAGAGACGGGCAGACGGAGTTAGAGAGGGAGGCGAGCAAACCAATGAATACAGGGGAGGACACCAATGAACACCCAGAAATATCTAGCATTGGACTTCTCAAGCCGTGGCCTAGCTAGGAACTGCCACGTTTATCAAGACAAAGCTGAGAAGCAAAGCTCTGCAAGCCATAATACAATCACCGGGAACACAGCCTAGCAACCGGTTGCCGGTAGACCATCAGTCCTTCAAAAAAGAATAACTGAGCCAAAGAGAAGCGTTGTGAAAAAAGAAGGGATTACGTGTCTTATAATCAGTGGATAGGAGAATGGATAAATAGGCCATATACAGTACCTAAACTGTGGAGATGGCGTAAAATCAGCTGACCATTACATAGGGTATAATTATGTGCAACTTAGAATAGCCGGCTCTTGCTCATTTTTGAGCTTTGTAATCTTGTACTCCGATGGTTAATGGTTAAATATCTTTTATGTTCTAAAAAAATATACACGCAGTGCTTTTTTTTAACATAAGTGTGGTCAGAAGACCCCGGTGGAGCTTTTATATATCACCAAGTGGTAGGTACAATTTACAGAAAGACCCTTATCATTTCTTGCCCTAAAAAACCTAACATTTGAAGAAGAGGCCCTCCACTTTACAAAAAGCACCCTAAAAGCTAATAAGAAAAAGCAATCGAGGACAGCAGTGCCTCTCCCACAGAACGCCGGCGAACTCGAGGCGTTTCCGCCGAGTTCCGAGCGCGGAGAGCTCGAACGCTCAACTCCGGCGAGAAGATATAACCCCTGGCTACCGCTCAActccggcggcgctgtccccgcgcttctAGCCTTTCTCGAGAAGTTTCGATCTCGGCGGGCGAAGGCCTcgtagtggcgatgagcgttaagttctgcgagcttctgtcgctccgcctccatgaggcGGTGTCCCGCTtcctccgtggccgctcgctggcgcgagatCTCGAGGCCATGCTGGAGGTTCAAGTCGTTGATGAACTCGTCCTCTCCTCCTTCAACCGCTAGTATCGTTGCGCCttcagcgacgcgaggatcgccgcctgctccgggtgggcgggggcctgcggcggctcccccgactgcgctgcctcctccgccgcctcttcTTTCGCGGTTGCGACGTGGACCTCGTCCCATGCCGCGAACCATGGGTCTACATCCTCGTCGGTGCTGTAGTCGGCGTCGGCCTgcggctccggcttgggctccgGCTGCGACTGCGGTGGTGGCGGAGGCAGCGtgcggccgttgaggccaagcatggAGTACGTGGTCTTCAGACGGTGAGGCATTTTGatgtggagaggagagaatggagcggcggtggtggagaggagagaatggagcggcggtggtggacggcgtacgaACTATATAGCGGTGAGAACTACCCACATTTACGCCGActagacgccgcgtggccagtcgctgctctcgtggccgcctcggtttccgcaCGGGAggccattaaacgccgacgaccaaccttcccgcgtcgcggccgatgcgaaccttcgcgtcctctcgctgacaaggcgcacCCGCCCGCGAAAACCATCgttccgcgaggcgccggcgcgcccgattcgcgccctcggcgaaggggccggcacggggatgTCGgctattctattgggctcgaaaaatggccggcgccgtttggggcgcgccggtgcgagcccaaAAACGACACCGGCCCCCAAATCGTTATCGGGACCGCTATCGGggccaccggtggagatgctcttaatgcTAATGAAGAGATGCATTTTTATGGCTTTGTACTGGCCATGAGGATTAACAAAGAAGTACCTACTTGGCCTAGCATTCACGTAACATAGTCAATCCTAGACGggtgtggtgttttggaacatgggagcatatgctacctctattttgaaatgcatcttacatacattttgaatttcaaaaaaattaaaaccaaaaattcgcatgtaaatcttctcgtgctacacgcttacaaagttgtttcataaaaaatcgacttatcatgtgacgtgtgtaaaaaagacaaaattcagtgctaaaaataatgcttttcacaagataagttttctcttttttatatagaccacaaaaaatattagttTTTCGTGAAATttgacgaacgaacatatattatgaagatgtacatgcaaaaaaaattgttaaaatttttcgacatttcaaaatatgattttttggtagagggtgcatacgcacccgggagcagaATTGAATTTCCCATCCTAAACCGCTGAACTACATATAATTGGTTAAAAACTGACGTCATCAGGAAACCATAAAACAAATAAGAGGAGAGATGATCTGTTAGTTGTACAACTGCTGTAGAAAAGAGATCTGTTAGTACTGACCTGTAAAAGAAAGTCTTCTTTGAGCAAACTGCATTGTGGTAGTATATGTACTGTTGTGTGAATCCAATCATCTAAATGATGTGGTCAGAAGGAATAGGCGTAATAAACATTCAGAAATTAGTATGTCCGCTGTTGTAGCCCTCGTATTACTATTAAACACAATTGGTATAAAATTCAGTCATTCAACCTCAAAACCTAAATTGATCAAGCAAACTGAGTTAACATGAGTATCACAAAAAAAAGGAAATACCACACGTATCAACAATGGAGGAGCTGCTGGGTCTACTCTGTCTGTGAAAAATTACTACAATGCCAATTATGTTTGAACTACTTGATATGAAAGTAATCTTGCATCTTATTCTAAAAAATAAACGACAATCGATCTGTGGGAAGATACGCATATGTCAGATGGTAATACCATGATCCTATTAGGCAACAAATCGCAAATTCAAGATTTTGTTCTCACCTGCTTGAATATGATTCCATATGGATAAGCAAGACTCTGCAACAGATCCATTGATTACAATGGCCTGCTAACCATGATTATAAATAGTCCTTTGCACATAGCTGCAATATATGAACTTGAGAGTTTGAAATAAAAAAATATCTTTATGTATCCAATTAAAAAAGTATGTTTGAGAATTAACCATGGCAAAATCTGACCAGATATTGCTAATAGACCctgcaaactgcagaaacacaaATTGTCGTGAAACAAGCAGGTAGTGCTTTTCTGGTATCTAGCAAATCTGTTTTACCAAATACATTTGATGGAAGATTCCAGGGGAGAAAATATGTTTCAGGGGAGATTCGAGGAAAACAAATACGACCAGGAAGAGTAAgaaaatagaagatgcatgtgctcATCCAGTGTAAACTAAAAATTAAGAGTGAGATATGAGAGCTTGTTTGCCAATGGAAATAGCTACTGTTGTCCAGCATCTGTAGGCCATACACTTGACAGTAGACAGTTCCTCCTTGCTTGAGCAACCGGGACGCGGAATCCAGTCGAAACCCAATCAAACCAGGGGGGGCTTGAGTGAGCAGTATGCAGaatccaatgaaaatccaatcAAATAAGGGTAGGCAAAACGTCGGGCAGCTTTCGAGCCACAACAGAACCTGACAGATTATCAAATATATGAGTGGGAGGATAGAAGAAATGAAGGAGGAAGGAAAATCGGGAGCGGACAGATACCAGACTGGAGGCCAGTGCTAGAGAAGGCGAGATGAGCAGCCGGGCGCGCCGAATATTCATGGCAACACCCGTAGGTTTTTAAACATGGAAACATCAGCGACCCACTTTTTTTTGACGCATATACAGTAGGGAAGACCCCTACTGCTTCATTTTTCATTATTTATCAGAAACAGCAGAAATTTACAAATGAGGATAAAGCAGAATCCTCAGAGAGAAAACAGgagaagaaaaagagagaaaagaggaaAAAGTACAAGTCCTATACAAGTTATCTATCCATTGCTGCATTCCCTCTTTTAGACTCGGTTTTGCTCTATGCATAACTAGAGCAAAATATTCCTTGAACATACCAAAACATGTTACTTGACTCCTGTCTTCATTTTCAAAGATAATTCGATTTCTGTGATTCCATAAACTCCAAGCCCCAATGATAAGAACTTCCTTGAAAAATATAGAACTATTCCTCTGCTTTCCATCTTTGAGCACATCAATAAGAGGTAGATTAGTATTCCATTCATAGCCAAGTCTCCACCAGAAATTCTGACTGAAATCACATGAGAAAAAGAGATGTAGAAGAGATTCATTTGGTTCATCATCACATATCACACAGCAACTGTCTTCTACAAAGAAGTTCTTTCTAGCCATCAGATCCTTGGTGTTTAATCTGTCCAGAAGAGGCAGCCAAAAGAAAAATTTATGTTTGGATAAACAACATGATTTCCATATCCACTTGAAAGGACCAGGCGCCTCAGGAAATTCAGATATGCTTTCATATACCTTTTTAGTGTTGTACTTTCCTCCTCCTCCCCATGGAAGATTCCATATATCATTTCCTAGACTTATGCTTATCGGTTCCATTACGGAGATTAATTCGTGACATTGTTCATGTGCAATGGTAGATAGGGGCAAGTGAAACATGTCAAAAATATCTGAGTCACTGTATACCTTTGCTTGAATAATGGACAAATCTGTATTTTTAGCAAAGGAATGAAGCTGTGGAAATTTCATTTTGGAACATTCATCCAACCATTTGTCATCCCATAGGAGTGTGGAATTTCCAGATTTGACTTGGGTGCAGCAATTGCTTTGAAAGTATCAATTAACTCTGTACAATCCCTCCACCAGAAAGAGCCTTTAGTACTTTTTCCTTGTGGTACTTTTCCATCACCATAATGTGCTTCCCAGAGTAGATTA
This Lolium perenne isolate Kyuss_39 chromosome 1, Kyuss_2.0, whole genome shotgun sequence DNA region includes the following protein-coding sequences:
- the LOC127297231 gene encoding uncharacterized protein isoform X2, translating into MRCGRLALAAWSTLRLPGPSSKMRKVHTRMSARSIHQSPRDWIPRADYFVGNAGVDGTVRVEDCCPVQRRRARAARSAARSSSRQPATKTGRYLSADVLLLGAGRTGRFIFLEPKRGVLVRCLTSDIQGDLDIVQMICTDDFNDAALKHVPAEKDWDPWRFVSVATGRYYDAIHEKR
- the LOC127297231 gene encoding uncharacterized protein isoform X1, yielding MRCGRLALAAWSTLRLPGPSSKMRKVHTRMSARSIHQSPRDWIPRADYFVGNAGVDGTVRVEDCCPVQRRRARAARSAARSSSRQPATKTGRYLSADVLLLGAGRTGRFIFLEPKRGVLVRCLTSDIQGDLDIVQMICTDDFNDAALKHVPAEKDWDPWRFVSVATVYRLSYRMFFCAIPPSDMRCLLV